A section of the Pedobacter sp. HDW13 genome encodes:
- a CDS encoding SusD/RagB family nutrient-binding outer membrane lipoprotein, which yields MKNNLIYIALMVCFIISGCSKAQLDEINTDTTKIPEKDYDPNELLSTAQLKYGNIGYYQLVYQSTMMQLLASTYYYYNNGDKYINVANFTDYQGRIFEEGYLQLSVIREMQRLANLKNQETNSNLINIGDIMAILILQRITDTYGDVPYFDAAKAMQGIKYPRYDKQEDIYDAMLTDLEKAIQNLDPQKPKPTADLFYQGDIQKWKKLGYSILLRMAMRLTKVNPEKAKIWAEKCAGNTFTSINDNAIIVTDASSFNSQNGTSLALRTFSDYREVRWSKTLIDQLRKTNDPRLGVIGEVPQPGLANNADQKLSGNSDPAVQLGLPNGLDLQEGPTDVRNSIGYPGGTGNGADFAPLGKYSRPKTAMYLKLGGPIFIMTYAETELLLAEAKVRGWNITGTAAAHYANGLTAALQSLAQLDPVGRIAQGTIDSYVSLNPLDESNEQNSLNAINTQYWLATGTNFNFIESWLNWKRSGYPLLTPVNYPGNTTNATIPRRMIYLSTEILNNTSNYKEAVGRLNGGDILTARVWWDK from the coding sequence ATGAAAAACAACCTCATTTACATTGCACTGATGGTTTGTTTCATCATTTCGGGATGCTCCAAAGCACAGCTCGATGAAATTAACACCGATACCACCAAAATTCCGGAAAAAGATTACGATCCCAACGAACTGCTTTCTACAGCGCAATTAAAATATGGCAATATTGGTTATTATCAGCTGGTTTACCAAAGTACCATGATGCAGTTGCTGGCTTCAACCTATTATTACTATAACAACGGCGATAAATACATTAACGTAGCCAACTTTACCGATTACCAGGGGCGTATTTTTGAAGAAGGTTACCTGCAGCTCTCGGTAATCCGCGAAATGCAGCGTTTGGCCAACCTTAAAAACCAGGAAACCAACAGCAACCTAATCAACATTGGCGATATTATGGCTATCCTGATTTTGCAGCGCATAACCGATACTTATGGCGATGTACCTTACTTTGATGCTGCCAAAGCCATGCAGGGCATTAAATATCCGCGGTACGATAAGCAGGAAGATATTTATGATGCCATGCTCACCGATCTGGAGAAAGCCATTCAAAACCTCGATCCGCAAAAACCCAAACCCACCGCCGATCTGTTTTACCAGGGCGATATCCAGAAGTGGAAAAAACTGGGCTATTCTATTTTGCTGCGCATGGCCATGCGCCTAACAAAAGTTAATCCCGAAAAGGCCAAAATATGGGCCGAAAAATGCGCTGGCAATACTTTTACCAGTATTAATGATAATGCCATCATCGTTACCGATGCCTCATCTTTTAACAGCCAGAACGGAACTTCGCTGGCCTTAAGAACCTTTTCTGATTACCGCGAAGTACGCTGGAGCAAAACATTGATTGATCAGCTCCGTAAAACCAACGACCCACGTTTAGGGGTGATTGGCGAAGTGCCACAACCCGGACTGGCCAATAACGCCGATCAAAAATTATCGGGCAATAGTGATCCGGCGGTACAATTAGGCCTTCCCAATGGTCTCGATTTGCAGGAAGGACCAACAGATGTGCGCAACTCCATTGGCTACCCCGGCGGTACAGGAAACGGTGCCGATTTTGCCCCTCTCGGAAAATATTCGCGACCGAAAACAGCCATGTACCTTAAATTGGGTGGTCCGATTTTTATCATGACTTACGCCGAAACAGAACTTTTACTGGCCGAAGCTAAAGTAAGGGGCTGGAATATAACGGGTACAGCCGCAGCTCATTATGCCAACGGGCTTACTGCAGCGCTACAATCGCTGGCACAACTAGATCCGGTAGGAAGAATAGCACAGGGCACTATTGATAGTTATGTTTCGCTTAATCCTTTGGATGAAAGTAATGAACAAAACAGCCTGAATGCCATTAATACCCAATACTGGCTGGCCACCGGTACTAATTTTAACTTTATCGAATCGTGGTTAAACTGGAAACGCAGTGGTTATCCGCTACTTACACCTGTAAATTATCCCGGTAATACCACCAATGCAACCATTCCGCGGCGGATGATTTACCTGTCGACCGAGATTTTGAACAATACCAGTAATTATAAAGAAGCGGTTGGCCGTTTAAACGGCGGCGATATTTTAACAGCCAGAGTATGGTGGGATAAATAA
- a CDS encoding helix-turn-helix transcriptional regulator, producing MPAAPHFPILDINEFSPDQQPGSDLLYHYIEGERHIEKPHKHDFFLFMLFEQGSGSHSIDFVDYPVEEYQLHLLFPEQIHQWKLGINTVAHQIMINRQTFETLANSLRFSLMLYQNYPVIKLSKATFEQILYEIKQVKTELEAANSLAEMITTRLRLIALMISREAETIFNKQTVYQSKPVLFKYLALIDKHYKSEKLVSYYASQLNISANYLNILCQKHFHVSATALIHERLILEIKRILLTTENPIKAIAFDLGFYDMAYFSKFFKKHTHISPRQFRNHLNN from the coding sequence ATGCCCGCTGCACCGCACTTTCCAATCCTCGATATCAACGAATTTTCTCCTGATCAGCAGCCGGGTAGTGATTTATTGTATCATTATATTGAAGGCGAAAGGCATATTGAAAAGCCCCATAAACACGATTTTTTTCTGTTTATGCTTTTTGAGCAAGGCAGCGGGAGCCACAGTATCGATTTTGTGGATTACCCCGTTGAAGAGTACCAACTGCACCTGCTTTTTCCGGAGCAGATACACCAATGGAAACTGGGTATCAATACTGTTGCACACCAGATTATGATTAACCGGCAAACTTTTGAAACGCTGGCCAATTCATTGCGGTTTTCATTAATGCTGTACCAAAACTACCCGGTTATTAAGCTCAGTAAGGCAACATTTGAGCAGATTTTATACGAGATTAAACAGGTAAAAACCGAACTGGAAGCTGCAAATAGTTTAGCCGAGATGATTACGACCAGGCTCCGGCTCATTGCTTTAATGATTAGTCGCGAGGCAGAAACCATTTTCAACAAGCAAACCGTTTACCAGAGCAAGCCGGTTTTATTTAAATACCTGGCACTCATAGATAAACATTATAAAAGCGAAAAGCTGGTTTCGTATTATGCCAGTCAGCTGAATATTTCTGCCAATTACCTCAATATCCTTTGCCAAAAGCATTTCCATGTTTCGGCTACTGCACTGATTCACGAAAGGTTAATTCTCGAAATCAAACGGATATTACTCACCACCGAAAACCCCATTAAAGCCATTGCTTTCGATCTTGGCTTTTATGATATGGCCTATTTCTCTAAATTCTTTAAAAAGCACACGCACATTAGTCCGAGACAGTTTAGGAATCATTTAAACAATTAA
- a CDS encoding amidohydrolase, with protein sequence MTPQSITRKNFIKSSSILLASSCLLSAGEADAAENTLSKPLGKSYTLKNVRLETGFDYDGEDVIHTKTELFMVEIEDGKIKNIAPNQANAKAIDAKGWLMLPAFKDMHIHLDKTYYGLPWQAHLKKNRSVKDMIAFEQQIIPELLKTSVTRTEKLIELLQSYGTGYARSHVNIEPTSKLDSLKHLQTALANKKDSFQAELVAFPQHGLYYTQSTELMKEAAKMDIDFIGGLDPTSIDGGIEKHMDFVIQLALDHGKGIDIHLHESGEPGIKTIEYLIAKVMENPVLKGKTFVSHAFALRYLDKVKTEEIAEKLGAAKMGIASTIPMSGTPMPIPTLYKYGVDVVAGNDCIVDHWSTFGTGSILQKANLAAQIYGYRTEFDLSRILKLATGNIVSLSDKGDRQWPKAGDKANVVLVDASCSAEAVSRVSPVKSLIQGGKVVF encoded by the coding sequence ATGACACCACAATCCATCACGCGAAAAAACTTTATTAAAAGCTCTTCTATTTTATTGGCAAGTAGCTGTTTGCTTTCTGCCGGAGAGGCCGATGCTGCAGAAAATACACTCAGCAAACCTTTGGGCAAAAGCTACACCCTAAAAAATGTAAGGCTCGAAACTGGTTTCGACTACGATGGTGAAGATGTGATACATACCAAAACAGAATTGTTTATGGTTGAGATTGAGGATGGCAAAATTAAAAACATTGCGCCCAACCAAGCCAATGCAAAAGCTATCGATGCCAAAGGCTGGCTAATGCTGCCTGCTTTTAAGGATATGCACATCCACCTCGATAAAACTTATTATGGTTTACCATGGCAGGCACACCTGAAGAAAAACAGGAGCGTAAAAGATATGATTGCCTTTGAGCAACAGATTATACCTGAACTGCTAAAAACCTCTGTTACGCGCACCGAAAAACTAATCGAACTGCTGCAATCGTACGGAACAGGTTATGCCCGTTCGCATGTTAACATTGAGCCCACATCTAAACTCGATTCCTTAAAACACCTGCAAACGGCTTTAGCAAATAAAAAAGATTCGTTTCAGGCCGAACTGGTAGCTTTTCCGCAGCATGGGCTTTATTATACCCAATCAACCGAGTTGATGAAAGAAGCAGCTAAAATGGATATCGATTTTATTGGTGGTCTCGATCCAACCAGCATTGATGGCGGCATAGAAAAACACATGGATTTTGTCATCCAACTCGCACTCGATCATGGTAAAGGAATCGATATCCACCTGCACGAATCGGGCGAACCGGGCATTAAGACCATCGAATACCTGATTGCCAAAGTAATGGAAAACCCGGTATTGAAAGGCAAAACCTTTGTAAGCCATGCTTTTGCTTTACGTTATTTAGATAAAGTCAAAACCGAAGAAATTGCCGAAAAACTAGGTGCAGCTAAAATGGGAATTGCCTCTACCATCCCAATGTCGGGCACGCCTATGCCAATACCCACTTTATATAAATACGGTGTAGATGTTGTGGCCGGTAACGATTGTATTGTAGATCATTGGAGCACTTTTGGCACCGGTAGTATTTTACAAAAAGCAAACCTTGCAGCGCAGATTTATGGTTACCGTACCGAATTCGATCTTTCGCGTATTTTAAAACTGGCTACAGGAAACATTGTGTCGCTAAGTGATAAAGGAGACAGACAATGGCCGAAAGCAGGCGATAAAGCTAACGTAGTATTGGTAGATGCCAGTTGCTCAGCCGAAGCCGTATCAAGGGTTTCGCCGGTTAAATCGCTTATTCAGGGCGGGAAAGTGGTGTTTTAA
- a CDS encoding response regulator transcription factor, with protein MFDTAKKTKIIIIDDHPLVSAGLESLLAREEDFEVIGTFALGLAGLAFLTQNEADIAILDISLPDVNGVDLCLKIKSLLPQCDVLALSNHAERTLMMQMLQHGASGYLLKNAPIDEIINGIKDCLKGEMAFSKEVKAIMLKPSVNELGARPKITKREKQVLKLIEEGKTTVAMADLLFVSPLTIETHRRNLMQKFGVKNALELIKISREQLLL; from the coding sequence ATGTTTGATACCGCAAAAAAGACCAAAATTATTATCATTGATGACCACCCTTTAGTTTCGGCCGGATTGGAAAGCCTGTTGGCAAGGGAAGAAGATTTTGAAGTAATCGGCACCTTTGCTTTGGGCCTTGCGGGATTGGCTTTTTTAACTCAAAATGAAGCCGATATTGCTATTCTGGATATTTCGCTGCCAGATGTGAATGGGGTAGACCTGTGTTTAAAAATAAAGTCGCTTTTGCCACAATGTGATGTGCTGGCCCTGAGCAACCATGCCGAAAGAACGCTAATGATGCAGATGTTGCAGCATGGAGCTTCGGGTTACCTGCTTAAAAATGCACCGATTGATGAGATTATTAATGGTATAAAAGATTGTTTAAAAGGCGAAATGGCTTTTAGCAAAGAAGTAAAAGCCATTATGCTTAAGCCATCTGTAAACGAACTGGGGGCAAGGCCAAAAATCACAAAACGCGAAAAACAGGTTTTAAAACTAATTGAGGAAGGTAAAACCACGGTTGCCATGGCCGATCTGCTTTTTGTTAGCCCCTTAACCATCGAAACCCACCGCAGAAACCTGATGCAGAAATTCGGCGTAAAAAACGCACTCGAGCTGATTAAGATCTCACGCGAGCAATTGTTGCTTTAA
- a CDS encoding sensor histidine kinase: MRKISWLIVFLLSSLHLSAQLSAQDKKYLDSLNQLAVKTKSDSVRAELYFTLSDYWVDRDSVKTIGYLNKGIKYGQPYAYLRGRYYYLLADYYAAKDPAKSEVNYLKAEKELAGFTTKRAYKQRAMLWHNYALLHQHEDDLKATLEILIKRVLPLAQKGGDEVMLGTEYISISTIFMNLEQYDKAVIYAENGIKYFQHTPPGQFYLLVNAYLTTAESYYHLDNIRQTKKYLDLAKGVLTKSEKVVSHSNMEIFWLKYYEVLCWHLIEVKQYDAALESIAKGTELAKKTENNYSLQALAFNRYDILFARHKYAEAERLLLHLASQKEIHALADNRLKTANKLADFYQATGNMKEAYHWLKKSNALSDSINEGKLKTDINTLEIKYHAAENEKKIAGLNAEKKQNLLTLKNQRLTNWLLMAAIILLLVLAGFIFFYYRSYKKLAIQREINLRQQATEQAQKQEIEVTRAMLDAEENERNRVARDLHDGLGGMLAGVKINLLSWAKYNKNMETQDFELQRIIGQLDGSVNELRNIARNMMPQTLLNYGLEAALKELCEGVIDRKLEVDFQPINIGKDIGLSQQISIYRIVQEILTNILKHAGATEILLQCSENQHRFYITVEDNGKGFDVERSNLKNGLGLANIRKRVEYFNGRLDIASTINEGTTINIELDV; the protein is encoded by the coding sequence ATGAGAAAAATAAGCTGGCTGATCGTGTTTCTGCTTTCCAGCCTCCATCTATCTGCTCAATTATCGGCACAGGATAAAAAATACCTGGATAGTTTGAACCAGCTGGCTGTTAAAACCAAATCGGATAGTGTGCGGGCCGAACTTTATTTTACGCTTTCTGATTACTGGGTAGATCGCGATTCGGTTAAAACGATCGGCTATTTAAATAAAGGGATTAAATATGGACAGCCTTATGCTTACCTGAGGGGGCGCTATTACTACTTGCTGGCCGATTATTATGCTGCAAAGGATCCTGCAAAAAGCGAAGTCAACTATTTAAAAGCCGAAAAGGAACTGGCAGGTTTCACTACCAAACGTGCTTACAAACAACGCGCCATGCTTTGGCATAATTATGCCTTGTTGCACCAGCACGAGGATGATTTGAAAGCAACACTCGAAATATTAATTAAACGGGTGCTGCCCCTGGCTCAAAAGGGAGGCGACGAAGTGATGTTGGGTACGGAATACATTTCTATTTCGACCATTTTTATGAATCTGGAGCAATACGATAAGGCGGTAATATATGCGGAAAACGGAATTAAGTACTTTCAGCATACGCCACCTGGGCAGTTTTATCTATTGGTAAATGCTTACCTCACCACTGCCGAAAGTTATTACCATCTTGATAATATCAGGCAAACCAAAAAATACCTCGATCTGGCCAAAGGTGTGCTCACTAAATCAGAAAAAGTGGTTTCGCATTCGAATATGGAAATATTCTGGCTCAAATATTACGAGGTTTTGTGCTGGCATTTAATCGAAGTTAAACAATATGATGCTGCGCTGGAAAGTATTGCAAAAGGAACTGAACTGGCTAAAAAAACAGAAAATAATTATTCGTTGCAGGCATTGGCCTTTAATCGTTACGATATTTTATTTGCCCGGCATAAATATGCGGAGGCTGAGCGCTTGTTGCTGCATTTAGCCAGCCAAAAGGAAATCCATGCACTGGCCGATAACCGCCTGAAAACTGCCAATAAGCTGGCCGATTTTTATCAGGCAACAGGTAATATGAAGGAGGCTTACCACTGGCTTAAAAAAAGTAATGCACTAAGCGACAGTATTAATGAAGGTAAACTTAAAACGGATATCAATACTCTCGAAATAAAATACCATGCAGCCGAGAACGAGAAAAAAATAGCCGGTTTAAATGCCGAAAAGAAACAGAACCTGTTAACGTTAAAAAATCAGCGCTTAACCAACTGGTTGCTTATGGCAGCCATCATATTGCTGCTGGTACTGGCCGGATTTATTTTCTTTTACTACCGGAGCTATAAAAAACTGGCTATACAGCGTGAAATAAACCTGCGGCAACAGGCTACTGAGCAGGCGCAAAAACAAGAGATAGAAGTAACCCGGGCGATGCTCGATGCTGAAGAGAATGAACGAAACCGGGTGGCAAGAGACCTGCACGATGGCTTGGGCGGAATGCTGGCCGGAGTAAAAATTAATTTATTAAGCTGGGCAAAGTATAATAAAAATATGGAAACACAGGATTTTGAACTACAACGTATTATTGGTCAGTTAGATGGATCGGTTAATGAGCTAAGGAATATTGCCCGTAACATGATGCCGCAAACCTTGTTAAATTATGGTTTGGAAGCGGCTTTGAAAGAGCTTTGCGAGGGTGTTATAGACCGCAAGCTGGAGGTCGATTTTCAGCCGATTAATATCGGTAAGGATATTGGCCTATCGCAACAGATTAGTATTTACCGGATTGTACAGGAAATACTGACCAATATTTTGAAACATGCTGGTGCTACCGAAATTTTATTGCAATGCAGCGAAAACCAACATCGTTTTTACATCACCGTTGAAGATAATGGCAAAGGTTTTGATGTGGAAAGGAGTAATCTCAAAAATGGCCTCGGATTGGCCAATATCAGAAAGCGGGTAGAGTATTTTAATGGCCGCCTGGATATTGCATCGACCATTAACGAGGGCACTACCATTAATATAGAGCTTGATGTTTGA
- a CDS encoding carboxypeptidase-like regulatory domain-containing protein, translated as MTKFLKGSGLNAALAKIIRDSAIMYKTLLKQTILFLCFTCIAGGAYAQSIVQGWVLDAATKQPISHASVYFGNTQIGTATNDKGQFEIQAKRLYNELVISAVGYESTMVNTSVNHTNYTIYLKAKTSTLMDVTVRAGKKDWKKWGTLFSRILLGKYSHNFNACKILNPQDIKFYYNEEEHYLEASSDKPILIENKALGYTLHLDMNEFKYDFLNDALSYSVGTYYENLNTGFNKYKPIIIKMAYLGSKMHFYRSLYSQTLNEENFEVYRYTSIKNTVKENVFIRVQRYKADEIAKGVKEEDIKLSDNRDTAEYYRKVLLQNDVLKWDTTKVDYKQYLSFDSVKNKMIFKLSDTLMVVYKRDYDQIANLTRSHVANGHGHGHSVAFLKTLICLNSKEDIIIDSAGYGIPNILQASGDMGNRRLAEQLPFDFVYSP; from the coding sequence ATGACCAAATTTTTAAAAGGTAGCGGCCTCAATGCTGCATTGGCGAAAATCATCAGAGATTCGGCAATCATGTATAAAACGCTTCTTAAACAAACGATCTTATTTTTATGCTTTACCTGTATAGCAGGGGGAGCCTATGCCCAGAGTATTGTACAGGGCTGGGTTTTAGATGCAGCAACTAAACAGCCTATATCTCACGCCAGCGTGTACTTTGGCAACACCCAGATTGGTACTGCTACCAATGATAAGGGGCAATTTGAAATACAAGCTAAAAGGCTCTATAACGAGTTGGTAATTTCGGCGGTAGGTTACGAAAGTACAATGGTTAACACTTCGGTTAATCATACCAACTATACAATTTATTTAAAAGCGAAAACCAGTACTTTAATGGATGTTACGGTACGGGCGGGTAAAAAAGACTGGAAGAAATGGGGAACCTTGTTTTCGCGTATTTTACTGGGAAAATATTCGCATAATTTTAACGCTTGTAAAATATTAAATCCACAGGATATTAAATTCTATTACAACGAAGAGGAACATTACCTGGAAGCAAGCTCGGATAAGCCAATTTTGATAGAAAATAAGGCGCTTGGTTATACCTTACATTTGGATATGAATGAGTTTAAGTACGACTTTCTTAATGATGCGCTTAGTTACAGTGTTGGTACTTATTACGAAAACTTAAACACCGGTTTTAATAAATACAAACCGATAATTATAAAAATGGCATATTTAGGCTCGAAGATGCATTTCTACAGGAGCTTATATTCGCAGACGTTAAATGAGGAAAATTTTGAAGTTTACCGTTATACTTCGATTAAGAATACAGTGAAAGAAAATGTTTTTATAAGGGTACAGCGGTATAAGGCTGATGAAATAGCAAAAGGTGTAAAAGAGGAGGATATAAAGTTATCGGATAATCGGGATACAGCTGAATATTATAGAAAAGTACTGTTGCAAAATGATGTTTTAAAATGGGATACTACCAAAGTAGATTACAAGCAGTACTTGTCTTTTGATAGCGTAAAAAACAAAATGATCTTTAAGTTAAGCGATACACTGATGGTTGTGTATAAGCGCGATTATGATCAGATTGCCAACCTTACCAGGTCACATGTGGCTAATGGGCATGGTCATGGTCACTCGGTTGCATTCTTAAAAACATTGATCTGTTTAAACAGTAAAGAAGATATTATTATAGATTCAGCAGGCTATGGCATTCCGAATATATTGCAGGCAAGTGGCGATATGGGGAACAGGCGGCTTGCGGAGCAATTGCCATTCGATTTTGTTTACAGCCCCTAA
- a CDS encoding S41 family peptidase: MAQSLYASCIKKLFFILLCSSLLLSCKKGSSKADYPAGSNENINTWILDSLKRYYYWNDQLPGNPSIDQSPLNFFSSVRNAADRFSYITLPNDAATAPASNRNFGFDYTIISDQNSDKVVGLIKVVLKDSPASRAGLKRGDYISKINAKTITAANAQALQQEILSNDRFTLTLAEQSNGNWADTRSLELAKGIILDQREISKVIESDGKKIGYLYFIDFTPGLASSLSTVFSNFKSQGVSDLILDLRYNSGGQVAEAAAICAMIAQNVSFDKPFIIYKGNKNGGTKTESIGSAATFDRTANFNTLLQYNLGLSRVYILTTAATASASEVMINNLKPFIQVLQIGEKTRGKDEASFKIFDSRTPKQVNWEMHPIVYKLFNASGNGGYSAGINPDISINELAVLPLLPFGDTADPMVKAAVARATGKSLTAVVSPKISLNKSFEAGVVLMDSRANAAHNSMVITHRQLR, encoded by the coding sequence ATGGCTCAGTCTCTCTACGCTTCCTGCATTAAAAAGCTATTTTTCATACTGTTATGCAGCAGTTTATTGTTATCGTGCAAAAAAGGCAGCTCAAAAGCCGATTACCCGGCAGGCAGTAACGAAAATATCAACACCTGGATACTCGATAGCCTGAAAAGGTATTACTATTGGAATGATCAATTACCAGGCAATCCATCAATAGATCAATCGCCGCTTAATTTTTTCAGTTCAGTGCGCAATGCTGCCGATCGTTTCTCTTACATTACCTTACCCAATGATGCCGCAACAGCGCCTGCAAGCAACAGGAATTTTGGTTTCGACTACACCATCATCAGTGACCAGAACAGTGATAAAGTTGTTGGCTTAATTAAAGTAGTACTAAAAGATTCACCCGCTTCACGGGCCGGTTTAAAACGTGGCGATTATATCAGTAAAATCAATGCAAAAACCATAACGGCAGCTAATGCCCAGGCTTTGCAGCAGGAAATTTTAAGCAACGACCGCTTTACACTTACGCTTGCCGAACAAAGCAATGGTAACTGGGCAGATACCCGCTCACTGGAACTGGCCAAAGGTATAATACTCGATCAACGCGAAATAAGTAAAGTAATAGAAAGCGATGGAAAAAAAATTGGTTACCTGTATTTTATCGATTTCACGCCAGGTTTGGCCAGTTCGCTCAGTACTGTGTTCAGCAATTTCAAGAGTCAGGGAGTATCCGATCTTATTTTAGACCTGCGCTACAACTCCGGCGGACAGGTTGCCGAAGCAGCTGCCATATGTGCTATGATTGCACAAAATGTTTCCTTCGACAAGCCTTTTATCATTTACAAAGGCAATAAAAATGGGGGCACAAAAACCGAATCGATTGGCAGTGCCGCCACTTTCGACCGCACCGCAAACTTTAATACCCTTTTGCAATACAACCTGGGGCTAAGCAGGGTTTATATCCTTACCACTGCTGCTACCGCTTCAGCGTCAGAGGTGATGATTAACAACCTGAAGCCTTTTATACAGGTGCTACAAATCGGCGAAAAAACAAGGGGAAAAGATGAAGCCTCGTTTAAAATTTTCGATTCCCGCACACCTAAACAGGTTAACTGGGAAATGCACCCCATTGTTTACAAACTCTTTAATGCCAGTGGTAATGGTGGCTATAGCGCTGGCATCAATCCTGATATAAGCATTAACGAACTCGCTGTGCTGCCGCTCCTTCCCTTTGGAGATACAGCCGACCCGATGGTTAAGGCTGCCGTTGCGCGTGCCACCGGTAAAAGCCTAACCGCTGTAGTTTCGCCCAAAATTAGCTTAAACAAGAGCTTTGAGGCAGGTGTGGTACTAATGGATTCGAGGGCAAATGCTGCCCACAATAGTATGGTAATCACCCACCGTCAGCTTCGATAA
- a CDS encoding RNA polymerase sigma-70 factor: MEKLDDFKKKKLLNAVRTGDSAAFNEIYHQYRQKIHGYAYHFTRNREEAEELTQDTFVRLWENRDKIDAERNFEAFLFTLIKNNFLGALRKKAREKSYQNESIKQEQSFNAIEEQLDVKESKRIAQEAIEHLSPQVKKIYLLSRNDHHTHEEISQLMGISKNTVSNHLKKSLGIMRRYFKTYSPETILLLALIVFC; the protein is encoded by the coding sequence ATGGAAAAGTTAGATGATTTTAAGAAAAAAAAGCTTCTAAATGCAGTAAGGACCGGAGATTCGGCTGCCTTTAACGAAATATATCACCAATACCGTCAAAAAATACATGGTTATGCCTATCATTTTACCCGTAACCGCGAAGAAGCTGAAGAACTAACACAGGATACTTTTGTGAGGCTATGGGAGAACAGAGATAAAATAGATGCCGAAAGAAATTTTGAAGCCTTTTTATTTACCCTGATCAAAAATAATTTCCTGGGTGCATTGCGGAAAAAGGCGCGCGAAAAAAGTTACCAGAACGAAAGCATCAAACAAGAACAATCGTTTAATGCCATAGAAGAACAGCTCGATGTTAAAGAATCGAAGCGTATTGCACAAGAAGCCATAGAGCACCTTTCACCTCAGGTAAAAAAAATCTACCTCCTGAGCCGGAACGACCACCATACACACGAAGAAATTTCGCAATTAATGGGTATCTCTAAAAATACCGTTAGCAACCACCTCAAAAAATCGCTGGGCATTATGCGCAGGTATTTTAAAACCTATTCTCCCGAAACGATATTATTACTTGCGCTGATTGTGTTTTGTTAA
- a CDS encoding FecR family protein → MEQNDNIKLLFKRYLEGKTDQQQEDILMRYLADPANQDSEFHAQMETAWNQQKSSTDYSPEATHGLSQIWNKIEKPVAKTRKLYPGLKYAAAILIIVSAAFGWYRYKQLQSPAAQTIALLSKTTQKGEKVKLVLPDSSVVYLGAGSKLTWPAHFVKGTLRNIKLEGEAFFEVKRDTTSPFIVHSGQMQTQVLGTSFNIYAYPKDGTFSVAVRTGKVKVSALNQGKLKELSRLTPGMIISYNLKEQHHTISTAPVETVNAWIKNTFAYKNVTLATMLKSLERYYNVHFDLKDSKLAFCTFNATFSNKSINDIMQQISIMSGKHLHYKINTNNKTITVWGEGCQ, encoded by the coding sequence GTGGAACAGAACGACAACATAAAGCTTTTATTTAAACGCTACCTCGAAGGAAAAACCGATCAGCAGCAGGAAGACATCCTTATGCGCTATCTGGCCGATCCGGCAAACCAGGACAGTGAATTTCATGCCCAAATGGAAACAGCATGGAACCAGCAAAAAAGCAGCACAGATTATTCGCCAGAAGCCACACACGGACTAAGTCAAATCTGGAATAAAATAGAAAAACCAGTTGCCAAAACCCGAAAATTATACCCGGGCTTAAAATATGCCGCTGCCATCCTGATTATCGTATCGGCAGCCTTTGGTTGGTACAGATACAAACAACTGCAAAGCCCGGCCGCCCAAACCATCGCCTTATTAAGTAAAACCACACAAAAAGGTGAAAAAGTAAAACTTGTTCTTCCTGATAGTTCCGTTGTTTACCTGGGTGCAGGCAGTAAGCTTACCTGGCCTGCACACTTTGTAAAAGGTACGTTGCGCAATATCAAACTGGAAGGAGAAGCATTTTTTGAAGTAAAGCGCGATACCACCAGCCCCTTTATTGTACATAGCGGGCAAATGCAAACCCAGGTGCTCGGCACATCGTTTAACATTTATGCCTACCCTAAAGATGGCACGTTTAGCGTAGCGGTGCGTACCGGAAAAGTTAAGGTTTCGGCGCTAAACCAGGGGAAATTAAAAGAACTCTCGCGTCTTACCCCTGGCATGATAATCAGTTATAACCTGAAAGAGCAGCACCATACCATTAGTACAGCACCAGTTGAAACGGTAAATGCATGGATTAAAAACACATTTGCCTACAAAAATGTAACACTGGCCACAATGCTTAAAAGTTTAGAAAGATATTACAATGTGCACTTCGACTTAAAAGACTCCAAACTGGCTTTTTGCACTTTTAACGCTACTTTTTCGAACAAAAGCATTAACGACATTATGCAGCAGATCAGCATCATGAGCGGCAAACATTTACACTATAAAATAAACACCAATAACAAAACAATTACCGTATGGGGGGAGGGCTGCCAATGA